In the Streptomyces sp. f51 genome, one interval contains:
- a CDS encoding glycoside hydrolase family 16 protein, producing the protein MLLLLLAVACGACGSAPGTATPRPVAPGHWRLVFHDEFGGSHLDKNRWATCYDWNKRGCTISTNNELEWYQPGQVVVGGGKLTLNAQRRAIRGSDGKVYPWVSGMISTGRDDWYAQPRETFTYGYFEAAVRIPEQGGMTPEFWMMPASRYTPPEIDIMEFLGTTRTLSMFVHWKNAEGAERKERGTFTANGFPDGYHLFGLLWEKDRLVWYVDGIERFRVTRPERIPHVPMEVILNLAVGLPYPPPPGTDSARLLVDWVRVWQH; encoded by the coding sequence GTGCTTCTCCTGCTGCTGGCGGTGGCATGCGGTGCCTGCGGGTCCGCGCCCGGAACGGCGACGCCCCGGCCCGTGGCACCCGGCCACTGGCGACTGGTCTTCCACGACGAGTTCGGCGGCTCACACCTCGACAAGAACCGCTGGGCCACGTGCTACGACTGGAACAAGCGGGGCTGCACCATCAGCACCAACAATGAACTGGAGTGGTACCAGCCGGGTCAAGTGGTCGTGGGCGGAGGGAAGTTGACCCTCAATGCCCAGCGCCGGGCGATCCGTGGCAGCGACGGCAAGGTTTACCCCTGGGTGTCCGGCATGATCTCCACGGGCCGCGACGACTGGTACGCCCAGCCGCGCGAGACGTTCACCTACGGCTACTTCGAGGCGGCGGTCCGTATCCCGGAACAGGGCGGGATGACACCGGAGTTCTGGATGATGCCCGCGAGCCGCTACACCCCGCCCGAGATCGACATCATGGAGTTCCTCGGCACCACGCGCACGCTGTCGATGTTCGTGCACTGGAAGAACGCCGAGGGCGCCGAGAGGAAGGAGCGCGGGACCTTCACCGCGAACGGTTTCCCCGACGGCTACCACCTCTTCGGGCTGCTCTGGGAGAAGGACAGACTCGTCTGGTACGTCGACGGGATCGAGCGGTTCCGGGTGACCCGGCCCGAGCGCATCCCCCACGTGCCCATGGAAGTCATCCTGAACCTGGCCGTCGGCCTTCCGTACCCCCCGCCCCCGGGCACCGACTCGGCACGTCTGCTCGTCGACTGGGTCCGGGTCTGGCAGCACTGA